The following DNA comes from Nicotiana sylvestris chromosome 10, ASM39365v2, whole genome shotgun sequence.
ATATCTGCAGCAACTTGCGTAGCATACAGATATACAAATATAAATCGGCGGGTACGAAACACGTTGATTTTTAAGCACGAGAATATGCAGAGAGAAAGCTCAACAACCGCCGGCCACGGTGGCGCGTACAACTACAACACTCCGTCATCGCCGCCGTCGTTACTCAGTCAACCAAATGCATTCAATCTAACATCACTTTACTCGTCGATTTTATTCCCTCAAAATCAAAATTCTCAGTCGCTTATTGACCAGCATTATCATGAAGATCTCATGGATCGTCACAACAGAGTATTATCTCAGCTCCTCGAAGCAGAGAAAAAAACCCTAGCTCTTCGTCAAGAGAACATCAACTTAAAAATGGCGAATTTCAATTTGAACAATCAGCTGTCGTTGTTGCTGAAGGCTACGAGTTCGGATTATGGGCCGGGTTTGGGCCTGGATTCGGTTGTGGATGGGATACGGAGAATGCATATTGGTGTTGGTGAGGAGGAGACGTCCAGTGACGGGCATTCGTGGGAAGATTTAGTTGCGGATCGTCATTTGAGCCCAACTAGCGTGATGGATTCAGGTCGGGCTGAGGGCGTGAATCGGGTTCTATTGCCCAAGAGTATATCTGTACGTTCTAATGGTTACTTGAAAACAATTCATGCTGGTGGTGGAAGTAGGCCGCAGACTTCGACCAAATCAGTCCACACAGCGGTACATATTTCTTTTACCTTGTTCAGTCATTTTTTCCCTTTAACTAATTCGATAATATAGAATAAGTTTATACTATCACTATATAAAGATAAAACGtagatcttttttttttatatgctGATTTTAGTTATGTACTTTGTCATGCATTTATATTTAAATATTATGGACCCAATCAAAACATTTATAATATTGAGGACTCATAAAGGCGATCAGAACTAACTGCATTATGTTTCTTTGTAATGAAAATGCAGTGTTCTTTCACATTATCGTTTATTAATTGGAACAATGGAGTCAGTAGTAGAATGAGTTGGTGTCTAATATGATGGGGTTGTAGAAATATACTCCATTGCATGTACATAGTAGCATTTTGTTTACATTGCACTG
Coding sequences within:
- the LOC104224283 gene encoding zinc finger CCCH domain-containing protein 15, translating into MQRESSTTAGHGGAYNYNTPSSPPSLLSQPNAFNLTSLYSSILFPQNQNSQSLIDQHYHEDLMDRHNRVLSQLLEAEKKTLALRQENINLKMANFNLNNQLSLLLKATSSDYGPGLGLDSVVDGIRRMHIGVGEEETSSDGHSWEDLVADRHLSPTSVMDSGRAEGVNRVLLPKSISVRSNGYLKTIHAGGGSRPQTSTKSVHTAQKVYVKGGGNKKEEQPLELEVYNQGMFKTELCNKWQETGACPYGNNCQFAHGIEELRPILRHPRYKTEVCRMVLNGDPCPYGHRCHFRHTLTDQEKLMRSLNTRS